The following are from one region of the Rattus rattus isolate New Zealand chromosome 13, Rrattus_CSIRO_v1, whole genome shotgun sequence genome:
- the Thap1 gene encoding THAP domain-containing protein 1, producing the protein MVQSCSAYGCKNRYDKDKPVSFHKFPLTRPSLCKQWEAAVRRKNFKPTKYSSICSEHFTPDCFKRECNNKLLKENAVPTIFLYIEPHEKKEELEPQEQLPSPSPPTSQVDAAVGLLMPPLQTPDNLSVFCDHNYTVEDTMHQRKRILHLEQQVEKLRKKLKTAQQRCRRQERQLEKLKEVVHFQREKDDASERGYVILPNDYFEIVEVPA; encoded by the exons ATGGTGCAGTCCTGTTCCGCCTACGGCTGCAAGAACCGGTACGATAAGGACAAGCCCGTCTCCTTCCACAA GTTTCCTCTTACCCGTCCCAGTCTTTGTAAACAGTGGGAGGCAGCTGTTAGAAGGAAAAACTTCAAGCCCACTAAGTACAGCAGCATCTGTTCGGAGCACTTTACTCCAGACTGCTTTAAGAGAGAGTGCAACAACAAGCTACTGAAGGAGAACGCTGTGCCCACTATTTTTCTCTATATAGAGCCACATGAGAAG AAGGAAGAACTGGAaccccaagagcagcttccctcTCCTTCACCCCCCACTTCCCAGGTTGACGCCGCTGTTGGGTTGCTAATGCCTCCTCTCCAGACCCCTGATAACCTCTCAGTTTTCTGTGACCACAACTACACTGTGGAGGACACAATGCACCAGAGGAAGAGGATCCTTCACCTGGAGCAGCAGGTTGAAAAGCTCAGGAAGAAGCTCAAGACCGCCCAGCAGCGGTGCCGGCGGCAGGAGAGACAGCTGGAGAAGCTCAAGGAAGTCGTACActtccagagagagaaagacgaCGCCTCGGAGAGGGGCTATGTGATTCTACCAAATGACTACTTCGAAATTGTTGAAGTGCCAGCATGA